The Sylvia atricapilla isolate bSylAtr1 chromosome 12, bSylAtr1.pri, whole genome shotgun sequence genome has a segment encoding these proteins:
- the LOC136366345 gene encoding basic proline-rich protein-like — MQMRRERGDRGARARRGAPGERGCPRLLPRGAAAPGAAARPRHLRPPHGPEPALPGAPHCPGIPHCPGIPHCPEPALPGARTARESRTARSSALPGAPHCPEPRTAGSSALPGARTARESRTARSPHCPEHAPPGAPHGPESRTARSPTLPGARTARSPHCPEHALPGARTARSPALPGAPHCPEPALPGARTARSPHCPEPRTARSPHGPELRTARSPARPGARTARSPHGPEPALPGARTAGSSARPGVPYGPESHTARSPHCPEPALPGARTARSPHGPEPRTARSPALPGARTARSPHGPEPALPGAPHCPEPARPGARTARSMHRRELRTARSPVRPGVPHCPEPALPGARTARSTHCPEPARPGAPHCPEPRTARSPHCPEPARPGARTARSPALPGARTARSSALPGAPHGPEPALPGARTARSPHCPEPAPPGAPHGPESRTARSPTLPGARTARSPHCPEHARPGARTARSPALPGAPHCPEPALPGARTARSPHGPEPRTARSPHGPEPALPGAPHGPEPALPGARTARSPHCPEPALPGARTARSPHCPEPRTARSPHCPEPARPGAPHCPEHALPGARTARSTHCPEHALPGARTARSPALPGAPHCPEPALPGARTARSPHCPEPRTARSPHGPEPALPGAPHGPEPALPGARTARSPHCPEPAPPGAPHGVSPVRPGVPHRPWLPPSYSGRLRPATDYARSGCFPPGKTRIPSPAPVSGQQRENRLRARGAVAGSLARLAAGTQAKATLRESAAGQAESGLWVALKLHLLDVPPRWMRWEGGHGAEPRSVLQPLLRSPGPGQRSGSCRGAGLFIPSNSQASRKNRAQ; from the exons ATGCAAATGAGGCGGGAGAGGGGGGACCGCGGCGCCCGCGCCCGCCGGGGCGCccccggggagcggggctgcccGCGCCTTCTTCCGCGGGGAGCGGCCGCACCTGgggccgccgcccggccccgccaccTCCGACCCCCGCACGGCCCGGAGCCCGCACTGCCCGGAGCCCCGCACTGCCCGGGAATCCCGCACTGCCCGGGAATCCCGCACTGCCCGGAGCCCGCACTGCCCGGAGCCCGCACTGCCCGGGAATCCCGCACTGCCCGGAGCTCCGCACTGCCCGGAgccccgcactgcccggagCCCCGCACCGCCGGGAGCTCCGCACTGCCCGGAGCCCGCACTGCCCGGGAATCCCGCACTGCCCGGAGCCCGCACTGCCCGGAGCATGCACCGCCGGGAGCTCCGCACGGCCCGGAGTCCCGTACGGCCCGGAGTCCCACACTGCCCGGAGCCCGCACTGCCCGGAGCCCGCACTGCCCGGAGCACGCACTGCCCGGAGCCCGCACGGCCCGGAgccccgcactgcccggagccccgcactgcccggagCCCGCACTGCCCGGAGCCCGCACGGCCCGGAGCCCGCACTGCCCGGAgccccgcactgcccggagCCCGCACGGCCCGGAGCTCCGCACTGCCCGGAGCCCCGCACGGCCCGGAGCCCGCACTGCCCGGAGCCCGCACGGCCCGGAGCCCGCACTGCCCGGAGCCCGCACCGCCGGGAGCTCCGCACGGCCCGGAGTCCCGTACGGCCCGGAGTCCCACACTGCCCGGAGCCCGCACTGCCCGGAGCCCGCACTGCCCGGAGCACGCACTGCCCGGAGCCCGCACGGCCCGGAgccccgcactgcccggagccccgcactgcccggagCCCGCACTGCCCGGAGCCCGCACGGCCCGGAGCCCGCACTGCCCGGAgccccgcactgcccggagCCCGCACGGCCCGGAGCCCGCACTGCCCGGAGCATGCACCGCCGGGAGCTCCGCACGGCCCGGAGTCCCGTACGGCCCGGAGTCCCACACTGCCCGGAGCCCGCACTGCCCGGAGCCCGCACTGCCCGGAGCACGCACTGCCCGGAGCCCGCACGGCCCGGAgccccgcactgcccggagccccgcactgcccggagCCCGCACTGCCCGGAGCCCGCACGGCCCGGAGCCCGCACTGCCCGGAgccccgcactgcccggagCCCGCACGGCCCGGAGCTCCGCACTGCCCGGAGCCCCGCACGGCCCGGAGCCCGCACTGCCCGGAGCCCGCACGGCCCGGAGCCCGCACTGCCCGGAGCCCGCACCGCCGGGAGCTCCGCACGGCCCGGAGTCCCGTACGGCCCGGAGTCCCACACTGCCCGGAGCCCGCACTGCCCGGAGCCCGCACTGCCCGGAGCACGCACGGCCCGGAGCCCGCACGGCCCGGAgccccgcactgcccggagccccgcactgcccggagCCCGCACTGCCCGGAGCCCGCACGGCCCGGAGCCCGCACGGCCCGGAgccccgcactgcccggagCCCGCACGGCCCGGAGCCCGCACTGCCCGGAGCCCCGCACGGCCCGGAGCCCGCACTGCCCGGAGCCCGCACGGCCCGGAGCCCGCACTGCCCGGAGCCCGCACTGCCCGGAGCCCGCACGGCCCGGAGCCCGCACTGCCCGGAGCCCCGCACGGCCCGGAGCCCGCACTGCCCGGAGCCCGCACGGCCCGGAGCTCCGCACTGCCCGGAGCACGCACTGCCCGGAGCCCGCACTGCCCGGAGCACGCACTGCCCGGAGCACGCACTGCCCGGAGCCCGCACGGCCCGGAgccccgcactgcccggagccccgcactgcccggagCCCGCACTGCCCGGAGCCCGCACGGCCCGGAGCCCGCACTGCCCGGAgccccgcactgcccggagCCCGCACGGCCCGGAGCCCGCACTGCCCGGAGCCCCGCACGGCCCGGAGCCCGCACTGCCCGGAGCCCGCACGGCCCGGAGCCCGCACTGCCCGGAGCCCGCACCGCCGGGAGCTCCGCACGGCGTGAGTCCCGTACGGCCCGGAGTCCCGCACCGGCCCTGGCTCCCGCCGAGTTACTCAGGTCGGCTCCGTCCTGCCACAGACTACGCTCGGAGCGGCTGCTTCCCTCCAGGCAAAACACGCATCCCTAGTCCAGCCCCTGTTAGCGGGCAACAG AGGGAAAATCGGCTCCGAGCGCGGGGCGCTGTGGCAGGGAGCCTCGCCCGGCTGGCTGCGGGCACTCAGGCAAAGGCGACTCTCCGTGAATCCGCGGCTGGACAGGCGGAGAGCGGCCTTTGGGTTGCCCTGAAGCTCCATCTGCTGGATGTGCCTCCCCGCTGGATGCGCTGGGAAGGCGGGCACGGCGCCGAGCCGCGGTCCGTGCTGCAGCCGCTGCTGCGGAGCCCGGGGCCGGGTCAGCGGAGCGGGTCCTGCCGTGGGGCTGGGCTCTTCATCCCATCAAACTCTCAGGCCTCCAGAAAGAACAGAGCTCAGTAG